From a single Kitasatospora sp. NBC_00458 genomic region:
- a CDS encoding elongation factor G-like protein EF-G2 yields MPDRSTARAGQAPAVTGPSDLRNVVLIGCAGVGKTTLAESLAHAAGAVGRPGRVTDGTTVADHEPVEHQQQRSVQLSVLPLAWNGVKINLLDPPGHPDFAAELRAALHAADAAVFVVSATDPVTAPTRALWRECAAEGIPRAIAVAKLDIARSGFDEILTACHDAFGLGPDTLRPLFVPVHHDGRPDGSVDLLTGHTYGRTDPLPDTAPARESLVEAISGQDDALMERYLAGDPLDTDALEAGLRREVLTCALHPAVPTSENGLGATELLDLITTSFPDPTERTRPAPECDPDAPLAAQVVRVTGDAYVGRISLLRLYAGTLRPDTRIQLAGPDHPADQDTEERVTGLTSPFGKLQRPVPHAVAGDLVCAAKLTSARAGDTAHDPGHPVKLDGWTLPEPLLPIAVEAHSKADDDKLSQALTRLAAEDQALRLEQNPDTHQLVLWCTGEAHAEVVLDRLRTRHGVHVDTVEHRVALRETFGTAAAGHGRLVKQSGGHGQYAICELEVEPLPSGSGFEFQEHVVGGAVPRHFIPSVEKGIRAQLGKGVATGHPLVDIRVTLTDGKAHSVDSSDSAFQTAAALALRDAAEHAVIRLLEPVAAVGVLLPDDYLGAVLGDLSARRGRVLGTETAGPGVTLLRAEVPELELARYPVDLRSLTHGTAEFSRSHLRHEPMPAALAARFTEKD; encoded by the coding sequence ATGCCCGACCGCAGCACCGCCCGAGCCGGCCAGGCACCCGCCGTCACCGGACCAAGCGACCTGCGCAACGTCGTCCTCATCGGCTGCGCCGGCGTGGGCAAGACCACGCTCGCCGAATCCCTCGCCCACGCCGCCGGCGCCGTCGGCCGCCCCGGCCGCGTCACCGACGGCACCACCGTCGCCGACCACGAACCCGTCGAGCACCAGCAGCAGCGCTCCGTCCAGCTCTCGGTCCTCCCGCTCGCCTGGAACGGCGTCAAGATCAACCTGCTCGACCCGCCCGGCCACCCCGACTTCGCCGCCGAACTGCGCGCCGCCCTGCACGCCGCCGACGCCGCCGTCTTCGTCGTCTCCGCCACCGACCCGGTCACCGCCCCCACCCGCGCCCTCTGGCGCGAGTGCGCCGCCGAGGGCATCCCCCGCGCCATCGCCGTCGCCAAACTCGACATCGCGCGCAGCGGCTTCGACGAGATCCTCACCGCCTGCCACGACGCCTTCGGCCTCGGACCCGACACCCTCCGGCCGCTCTTCGTCCCCGTCCACCACGACGGCCGCCCCGACGGCAGCGTCGACCTGCTCACCGGCCACACCTACGGGCGGACCGACCCCCTGCCCGACACCGCACCCGCCCGCGAGAGCCTCGTCGAGGCCATCTCCGGCCAGGACGACGCCCTCATGGAGCGCTACCTCGCCGGCGACCCCCTCGACACCGACGCCCTCGAAGCCGGACTCCGCCGCGAAGTCCTCACCTGCGCCCTCCACCCCGCCGTCCCCACCAGCGAGAACGGCCTCGGCGCCACCGAACTCCTCGACCTCATCACCACCTCCTTCCCCGACCCCACCGAACGCACCCGCCCCGCCCCCGAGTGCGACCCCGACGCCCCGCTCGCCGCCCAGGTCGTCCGCGTCACCGGCGACGCCTACGTCGGCCGGATCAGCCTCCTGCGCCTCTACGCGGGCACCCTGCGCCCCGACACCCGGATCCAGCTCGCCGGCCCCGACCACCCCGCCGACCAGGACACCGAGGAACGCGTCACCGGCCTCACCAGCCCCTTCGGCAAACTCCAGCGCCCCGTCCCGCACGCCGTCGCCGGAGACCTCGTGTGCGCCGCCAAACTCACCAGCGCCCGGGCCGGCGACACCGCCCACGACCCCGGCCACCCCGTCAAGCTCGACGGCTGGACCCTCCCAGAACCACTGCTCCCGATCGCCGTCGAGGCCCACAGCAAGGCCGACGACGACAAGCTCTCCCAGGCGCTCACCCGGCTCGCGGCCGAGGACCAGGCCCTCCGCCTGGAACAGAACCCCGACACCCACCAGCTCGTCCTCTGGTGCACCGGCGAAGCCCACGCCGAAGTCGTCCTCGACCGCCTCCGCACCCGCCACGGCGTCCACGTCGACACCGTGGAACACCGGGTGGCCCTGCGCGAGACCTTCGGCACCGCCGCCGCCGGCCACGGCCGCCTCGTCAAACAGTCCGGCGGCCACGGCCAGTACGCCATCTGCGAACTGGAGGTCGAACCCCTGCCCTCCGGGTCCGGCTTCGAGTTCCAGGAACACGTCGTCGGCGGCGCCGTCCCCCGGCACTTCATCCCCTCCGTCGAGAAGGGCATCCGCGCCCAGCTCGGCAAGGGCGTCGCCACCGGCCACCCGCTCGTCGACATCCGGGTCACCCTCACCGACGGCAAGGCGCACTCCGTCGACTCCTCGGACTCGGCCTTCCAGACCGCCGCCGCCCTCGCCCTGCGGGACGCCGCCGAGCACGCCGTCATCCGGCTGCTCGAACCCGTCGCCGCGGTCGGCGTCCTGCTCCCCGACGACTACCTCGGCGCCGTCCTCGGCGACCTCTCCGCCCGGCGCGGCCGCGTCCTCGGCACCGAGACCGCCGGCCCCGGCGTCACGCTGCTCCGCGCCGAGGTGCCCGAGCTCGAACTCGCCCGCTACCCGGTCGACCTGCGCTCGCTCACCCACGGCACGGCCGAATTCAGCCGGTCCCACCTGCGGCACGAACCGATGCCCGCCGCGCTCGCGGCCCGCTTCACCGAGAAGGACTGA
- a CDS encoding thiol-disulfide oxidoreductase DCC family protein: MDNAVVKDPVLVFDGDCAFCTTCKNWAERYLRQTLASGGWDAVPFQFADLEGLDVLAGGRGEVSWERAERELLWVTPAGRVYGGAQAVARLLLRSGGAWAYLGGLLALAPVRPVAALAYRWVAGNRHRMPGGTPACALPQRPPAGADQE, from the coding sequence ATGGACAACGCGGTGGTGAAGGACCCGGTGCTGGTCTTCGACGGCGACTGCGCCTTCTGCACGACGTGCAAGAACTGGGCCGAGCGGTACCTGCGGCAGACGCTGGCGTCGGGGGGCTGGGACGCGGTGCCGTTCCAGTTCGCGGACCTGGAGGGTCTGGACGTCCTGGCCGGGGGGCGCGGGGAGGTGTCCTGGGAGCGCGCGGAGCGCGAACTGCTCTGGGTGACGCCGGCCGGCCGGGTGTACGGCGGGGCGCAGGCGGTGGCGCGGCTGCTGCTGAGGTCGGGCGGGGCGTGGGCGTACCTGGGCGGGCTGCTGGCGCTGGCGCCGGTGCGGCCGGTGGCGGCGCTCGCGTACCGGTGGGTGGCGGGGAACCGGCACCGGATGCCGGGCGGGACGCCCGCCTGCGCGCTGCCGCAGCGGCCGCCGGCCGGGGCCGACCAGGAGTGA
- a CDS encoding HIT family protein, whose protein sequence is MLISMTTEPELQRGVGEPDGFRRLWTPHRMAYIQGENKPTGPAPDDGCPFCSIPSLSDEDGLVVARGGSVYAVLNLYPYNGGHLMVVPYRHAADYTELDGAETAELAVFTKKAMTALRAASGAHGFNIGMNQGTAAGAGIAAHLHQHVVPRWGGDTNFMPVVGHTKVLPQLLADTRKMLAEAWPQD, encoded by the coding sequence ATGCTGATCAGCATGACGACTGAGCCGGAACTGCAGCGGGGCGTCGGCGAGCCGGACGGCTTCCGCCGCCTGTGGACCCCCCATCGGATGGCCTACATCCAGGGCGAGAACAAGCCCACCGGCCCGGCTCCGGACGACGGTTGCCCGTTCTGCTCGATTCCGTCGCTGAGTGACGAGGACGGGCTGGTCGTCGCGCGCGGCGGCTCCGTGTACGCGGTGCTCAACCTCTACCCGTACAACGGCGGCCACCTGATGGTGGTCCCGTACCGGCACGCGGCGGACTACACCGAGCTGGACGGGGCGGAGACGGCCGAGCTGGCGGTGTTCACCAAGAAGGCGATGACGGCGCTGCGCGCGGCCTCGGGCGCGCACGGCTTCAACATCGGGATGAACCAGGGCACGGCGGCCGGTGCCGGGATCGCGGCGCACCTGCACCAGCACGTGGTGCCGCGCTGGGGCGGGGACACCAACTTCATGCCGGTGGTCGGCCACACCAAGGTGCTGCCGCAGCTGCTGGCGGACACCCGCAAGATGCTGGCCGAGGCCTGGCCGCAGGACTGA
- the thrS gene encoding threonine--tRNA ligase, whose translation MTDVRVIISREPDREERVVTTGTTAAELFADDRSIIAARVGGQLKDLAYAVQDGDEVEPVEIGSKDGLDILRHSTAHVMAQAVQQLFPEAKLGIGPPVKDGFYYDFDVEKPFHPDDLKAIEKKMQEIIKRGQRFSRRVVTDEAAREELSGEPYKLELIGLKGSAATAGEGADVEVGAGELTIYDNLDPKSGELCWGDLCRGPHLPSTRMIPAFKIMRSAAAYWRGSERNPMLQRLYGTAWPTKDALKAHLEFLEEAAKRDHRKLGNELDLFSIPEEIGSGLAVFHPRGGIIRRAMEDYSRRRHEEEGYEFVYTPHATKGKLFEKSGHLDWYADGMYPPMQLDEGVDYYLKPMNCPMHNLIFDARGRSYRELPLRLFEFGTVYRYEKSGVVHGLTRARGFTQDDAHIYCTREQMADELDSTLTFVLNLLRDYGLTDFYLELSTKDPEKFVGSDEAWEEATAVLAKVAEKQGLPLVPDPGGAAFYGPKISVQARDAIGRTWQMSTIQLDFNLPERFDLEFTAADGSRQRPVMIHRALFGSIERFFAVLLEHYAGAMPPWLAPVTVTGIPITDEHVPYLLEVAAELKKRGIRVDVDTSDDRMQKKIRNAQKSKTPFMLIAGNDDVEAGAVSFRYRNGEQKNGVPVADAVAEIVDAVERRIQV comes from the coding sequence GTGACGGACGTCCGGGTAATCATCAGCCGCGAACCCGATCGGGAAGAGCGCGTGGTGACCACGGGCACCACGGCCGCGGAGCTCTTCGCCGACGACCGCTCGATCATCGCCGCCCGCGTCGGCGGCCAGCTCAAGGACCTCGCGTACGCCGTGCAGGACGGCGACGAGGTCGAGCCGGTCGAGATCGGCAGCAAGGACGGCCTGGACATCCTGCGCCACTCCACCGCGCACGTGATGGCGCAGGCCGTGCAGCAGCTCTTCCCGGAGGCCAAGCTCGGCATCGGCCCGCCGGTCAAGGACGGCTTCTACTACGACTTCGACGTCGAGAAGCCGTTCCACCCCGATGACCTCAAGGCCATCGAGAAGAAGATGCAGGAGATCATCAAGCGGGGGCAGAGGTTCTCGCGCCGCGTCGTCACCGACGAGGCCGCCCGCGAGGAGCTGTCCGGCGAGCCGTACAAGCTGGAGCTGATCGGCCTCAAGGGCTCCGCCGCCACCGCCGGCGAGGGTGCCGACGTCGAGGTCGGCGCCGGCGAGCTGACCATCTACGACAACCTGGACCCGAAGTCCGGCGAGCTGTGCTGGGGCGACCTCTGCCGCGGCCCGCACCTGCCGTCGACCCGGATGATCCCGGCGTTCAAGATCATGCGCTCGGCCGCCGCGTACTGGCGCGGCAGCGAGCGCAACCCCATGCTCCAGCGCCTCTACGGCACCGCCTGGCCGACCAAGGACGCGCTCAAGGCGCACCTGGAGTTCCTGGAGGAGGCCGCCAAGCGCGACCACCGCAAGCTCGGCAACGAGCTCGACCTCTTCTCCATCCCCGAGGAGATCGGCTCCGGCCTCGCCGTCTTCCACCCCAGGGGCGGCATCATCCGCCGCGCCATGGAGGACTACTCGCGCCGCCGGCACGAGGAGGAGGGCTACGAGTTCGTCTACACCCCGCACGCCACCAAGGGGAAGCTCTTCGAGAAGAGCGGCCACCTCGACTGGTACGCGGACGGTATGTACCCGCCCATGCAGCTCGACGAGGGCGTGGACTACTACCTCAAGCCGATGAACTGCCCGATGCACAACCTGATCTTCGACGCGCGCGGCCGCTCGTACCGTGAACTGCCGCTGCGCCTCTTCGAGTTCGGGACGGTCTACCGGTACGAGAAGTCCGGCGTGGTGCACGGCCTGACCCGCGCCCGCGGCTTCACCCAGGACGACGCGCACATCTACTGCACCCGTGAGCAGATGGCCGACGAGCTCGACTCGACGCTCACCTTCGTGCTCAACCTGCTGCGCGACTACGGCCTGACCGACTTCTACCTGGAGCTGTCCACCAAGGACCCGGAGAAGTTCGTCGGCTCGGACGAGGCGTGGGAGGAGGCCACCGCGGTCCTCGCCAAGGTGGCCGAGAAGCAGGGCCTGCCGCTGGTCCCGGACCCGGGCGGCGCGGCCTTCTACGGCCCGAAGATCTCGGTGCAGGCGCGGGACGCCATCGGCCGCACCTGGCAGATGAGCACCATCCAGCTCGACTTCAACCTGCCGGAGCGCTTCGACCTGGAGTTCACGGCGGCGGACGGCTCGCGCCAGCGGCCGGTCATGATCCACCGGGCGCTGTTCGGCTCGATCGAGCGCTTCTTCGCGGTGCTGCTGGAGCACTACGCCGGCGCCATGCCGCCGTGGCTGGCCCCGGTCACCGTGACCGGCATCCCGATCACCGACGAGCACGTGCCGTACCTGCTGGAGGTCGCGGCCGAGCTGAAGAAGCGCGGGATCCGGGTCGACGTCGACACCTCGGACGACCGGATGCAGAAGAAGATCCGCAACGCCCAGAAGAGCAAGACCCCGTTCATGCTGATCGCCGGCAACGACGACGTCGAGGCGGGCGCGGTGTCCTTCCGCTACCGCAACGGCGAGCAGAAGAACGGTGTCCCGGTGGCCGACGCGGTCGCCGAGATCGTCGACGCCGTGGAGCGCCGCATCCAGGTGTGA
- a CDS encoding DUF4365 domain-containing protein yields MALTQPQPEGAEAALRGNLAVTACMETLQVGYLHAVAAAAGCSLSQPFPDNGIDWQVSHGSRAHEVDDEVTVKIQLKATQQIAPDPRGPYFSFTLDNDHLRKLARPRVAVPRILVVMLLPRRVDHWLAARPDALELRHCCYWINLAGHPVTGQRRTNVRVPTAKVFDDRALCDIMARVGAGGSP; encoded by the coding sequence ATGGCGCTGACCCAGCCGCAGCCCGAGGGGGCGGAGGCCGCCCTGCGGGGGAACCTGGCGGTGACCGCCTGCATGGAGACGCTGCAGGTCGGCTACCTGCACGCGGTCGCCGCCGCGGCCGGCTGCTCGCTCTCCCAGCCGTTCCCCGACAACGGCATCGACTGGCAGGTCAGCCACGGGTCCCGGGCCCACGAGGTCGACGACGAGGTCACCGTCAAGATCCAGCTGAAGGCCACCCAGCAGATCGCCCCCGATCCGCGCGGCCCGTACTTCAGCTTCACCCTGGACAACGACCACCTGCGCAAGCTGGCCCGCCCCCGGGTCGCGGTGCCCCGCATCCTCGTCGTCATGCTGCTGCCCCGCCGGGTCGACCACTGGCTGGCGGCCCGGCCGGACGCGCTGGAGCTGCGGCACTGCTGCTACTGGATCAACCTGGCCGGGCACCCGGTCACCGGGCAGCGCCGGACCAACGTCCGGGTGCCCACCGCGAAGGTCTTCGACGACCGCGCACTGTGCGACATCATGGCCAGGGTCGGCGCGGGCGGCAGCCCGTGA
- a CDS encoding exonuclease domain-containing protein: MQQHWFTGPIASFDTETTGVDVETDRIVSAALVVQLAPGAAPRATTWLADPGVPIPDGARAVHGISDERVRAFGRPARVVVAEIAAALAEQARAGRPVAVMNAPYDLTLLDRELRRHQGVTLTDAVGPAGLLVLDPRVLDKHVDRYRKGRRTLTDLCAHYGVDLAGAHDAAADAAATLAVVRTIGARYPAALGGLTVAELHLRQAVWHAAQARGLQAWFDRSGADERVDLSWPLRPARCGCGRRLSPEHSCGVAA; the protein is encoded by the coding sequence ATGCAGCAGCACTGGTTCACCGGCCCGATCGCCTCCTTCGACACCGAGACCACCGGCGTGGACGTCGAGACCGACCGCATCGTCTCGGCCGCCCTCGTGGTCCAACTCGCCCCGGGCGCGGCCCCGCGGGCGACCACCTGGCTGGCCGACCCGGGCGTGCCGATACCGGACGGCGCCCGCGCGGTGCACGGGATCAGCGACGAACGGGTCCGGGCGTTCGGCCGTCCCGCGCGCGTGGTGGTGGCGGAGATCGCCGCCGCCCTGGCGGAGCAGGCGCGGGCCGGCCGCCCGGTGGCGGTGATGAACGCACCCTACGACCTGACGCTGCTGGACCGGGAGTTGCGCCGCCACCAGGGCGTGACGCTGACCGACGCGGTGGGCCCGGCGGGCCTGCTGGTGCTGGACCCCCGGGTGCTGGACAAGCACGTGGACCGCTACCGCAAGGGCCGCCGGACGCTGACCGACCTGTGCGCGCACTACGGCGTGGACCTGGCCGGGGCGCACGACGCGGCGGCGGACGCGGCGGCGACGCTGGCGGTGGTCCGGACGATCGGGGCGCGCTACCCGGCCGCACTGGGCGGACTGACGGTGGCGGAGCTGCACCTGCGGCAGGCGGTCTGGCACGCGGCGCAGGCGCGGGGGCTGCAGGCGTGGTTCGACCGGTCGGGGGCGGACGAACGGGTGGACCTGTCCTGGCCGCTGCGGCCGGCCCGGTGCGGCTGCGGCCGCCGGCTGTCGCCGGAGCACAGTTGCGGGGTGGCGGCGTAG
- a CDS encoding TIGR02611 family protein: MTVRSDKARGDAGGNTGAGDVIVPDDTGVPTGPGSADGEDGTGDAGADGGRPLGSRAPHFIRRSRPLHLSWQVAVFLAGLAVVVLGVIMLPLPGPGWVVIFLGMGVWATEFVWAQLALRWTRRKVAEAAQKALDPRVRRRNITLTVIGLAVIAGIGGWYLWKYGLVMPWKIDED, from the coding sequence ATGACTGTGCGAAGCGACAAGGCACGCGGTGACGCGGGCGGGAACACGGGAGCGGGGGATGTGATCGTGCCGGACGACACGGGGGTGCCGACGGGGCCGGGGAGCGCGGACGGCGAGGACGGGACGGGCGACGCGGGTGCGGACGGCGGCCGGCCGCTCGGGTCCCGCGCGCCGCACTTCATCCGCCGCTCGCGCCCGCTGCACCTGAGCTGGCAGGTGGCCGTCTTCCTGGCCGGCCTGGCGGTGGTGGTGCTCGGCGTGATCATGCTGCCGCTGCCCGGTCCCGGCTGGGTGGTCATCTTCCTGGGCATGGGTGTCTGGGCGACCGAGTTCGTCTGGGCCCAGCTGGCGCTGCGCTGGACCCGCCGCAAGGTGGCCGAGGCGGCGCAGAAGGCCCTGGACCCGCGGGTCCGCCGCCGCAACATCACGCTCACCGTGATCGGCCTGGCGGTGATCGCCGGGATCGGCGGCTGGTACCTGTGGAAGTACGGGCTGGTCATGCCCTGGAAGATCGACGAGGACTGA
- a CDS encoding SsgA family sporulation/cell division regulator, producing MNTTVSCELHLRLIVSSESSLPVPAGLRYDTADPYAVHATFHTGADETVEWVFARDLLAEGLHRPTGTGDVRVWPSRSHGQGVVCIALSSPEGEALLEAPARALESFLKRTDAAVPPGTEHRHFDLDRELSHILAES from the coding sequence ATGAACACCACGGTCAGCTGCGAGCTGCACCTGCGCCTCATCGTGTCCAGCGAGTCCTCACTGCCCGTCCCCGCGGGCCTGCGCTACGACACCGCCGACCCCTATGCCGTGCACGCCACGTTCCACACCGGCGCCGACGAGACCGTGGAGTGGGTGTTCGCCCGAGATCTCCTTGCGGAGGGGCTGCACCGACCCACGGGTACCGGCGACGTCCGGGTCTGGCCGTCGCGCAGCCACGGGCAAGGGGTGGTCTGCATCGCGCTGAGCTCTCCGGAAGGAGAAGCCCTGCTGGAGGCCCCGGCCCGAGCGCTTGAGTCGTTCCTCAAGCGGACGGACGCCGCCGTGCCCCCCGGCACCGAACACCGTCACTTCGACCTCGACCGGGAGCTGTCCCACATCCTCGCCGAAAGCTGA
- a CDS encoding CGNR zinc finger domain-containing protein — MLITHDTECALSILVELLNTAPEVCGTELLPDVAALDAFVIRQEISEVDSLTDDDLRRVHELRSRLREVFGTESTEEAAELVNALVAAAGTTPRLTNHDHHGWHIHYFAPHAALGDHLAAELGMALAFILTAGERERLRRCEAPDCARVFVDLSRNRSRRYCDSRTCGNRLHVAAYRARQRSAETVPSA, encoded by the coding sequence GTGCTGATCACCCATGACACCGAGTGCGCGCTGAGCATCCTCGTCGAGCTGCTCAACACCGCCCCCGAGGTGTGCGGCACCGAGCTGCTGCCCGACGTGGCCGCGCTCGACGCCTTCGTGATCCGCCAGGAGATCAGCGAAGTCGACTCCCTCACCGACGACGACCTGCGCCGGGTGCACGAGCTGCGCTCACGGCTGCGCGAGGTGTTCGGCACGGAGTCCACCGAAGAGGCCGCCGAACTGGTCAACGCGCTGGTCGCCGCCGCGGGCACCACACCCCGGCTCACCAACCACGACCACCACGGGTGGCACATCCACTACTTCGCGCCGCACGCCGCACTCGGCGACCACCTGGCGGCCGAACTGGGCATGGCGCTCGCCTTCATCCTCACCGCCGGCGAGCGCGAGCGGCTGCGCCGCTGCGAGGCCCCCGACTGCGCGCGGGTCTTCGTCGACCTCTCGCGCAACCGGTCGCGCCGCTACTGCGACAGCCGGACGTGCGGGAACCGCCTGCACGTGGCCGCCTACCGGGCACGCCAGCGGTCCGCCGAGACGGTTCCCTCCGCCTGA
- a CDS encoding DsbA family protein, whose protein sequence is MIEGSLPRLEFWCELQCPDCRTALDDVRTLRARYGDALPVELRHFPLEKHKHAYAAAEAAEEAFAQGLGWPFVEALLARVEELDARGTEVLLEVAREVGMDAEEVDTALVDGRHMLIVDADQAEGKAIGVQGTPTYVIAGQRLDGGRSQDGLLDRIVAVIEAAKAS, encoded by the coding sequence ATGATCGAAGGTTCCCTCCCCCGTCTTGAGTTCTGGTGCGAGCTCCAGTGCCCGGACTGCCGCACCGCCCTGGACGACGTCCGGACCCTGCGCGCCCGGTACGGCGACGCGCTCCCGGTCGAGCTGCGCCACTTCCCGCTGGAGAAGCACAAGCACGCCTACGCCGCGGCCGAGGCCGCCGAGGAGGCGTTCGCGCAGGGACTGGGGTGGCCGTTCGTCGAGGCGCTGCTGGCCCGGGTCGAGGAGCTGGACGCCCGCGGCACCGAGGTGCTGCTGGAGGTCGCCCGGGAGGTCGGGATGGACGCCGAGGAGGTGGACACCGCCCTGGTGGACGGCCGGCACATGCTGATCGTCGATGCCGACCAGGCCGAGGGCAAGGCGATCGGCGTGCAGGGCACGCCGACCTACGTGATCGCCGGGCAGCGGCTCGACGGCGGCCGGAGCCAGGACGGCCTGCTGGACCGGATCGTCGCCGTCATCGAAGCGGCGAAGGCCTCCTGA
- a CDS encoding GNAT family N-acetyltransferase — MTTTLRPEGPETSTAGGGRTRRWRICANGRPVGALRTSVVTRGGQLWGEIAELEVHEGRGRGRGTFGALAAEEVLRGWGCTRVDADIPEGARLARSLAVTLGYAERMRNMAKRLSGPPALPPGVAARPIGAEEFPGWLADAKEGYLRDLVSSGLAEEQARAKSDADHVNLLPQGADTPGVALRRLWGAGPDPAGPDPLGSLWLALRVRDLPDGSPLAWVMVVEVTQAHRGRGYGRALMLLAEQECLGAGVRDLGLNVFSGNEAAIRLYDSLGYRVTNRVYGKALI, encoded by the coding sequence ATGACCACCACGCTGCGCCCTGAGGGGCCGGAGACATCCACCGCCGGCGGCGGCCGCACCAGACGCTGGAGGATCTGCGCCAACGGCCGCCCGGTCGGCGCGCTGCGCACCAGTGTCGTTACACGCGGCGGGCAACTCTGGGGTGAGATAGCCGAGTTGGAAGTCCACGAGGGGCGCGGCCGGGGGCGCGGGACGTTCGGCGCGCTGGCCGCCGAGGAGGTGCTGCGCGGTTGGGGCTGTACCCGGGTGGACGCCGACATCCCGGAGGGGGCGAGGCTGGCCCGTTCGCTCGCGGTCACCCTCGGCTACGCCGAGCGGATGCGGAACATGGCCAAGCGGCTCTCCGGGCCGCCGGCGCTGCCGCCCGGCGTCGCCGCCCGCCCGATCGGTGCCGAGGAGTTCCCGGGCTGGCTCGCGGACGCCAAGGAGGGCTACCTGCGGGACCTGGTCTCCTCGGGCCTCGCGGAGGAGCAGGCCCGCGCCAAGTCCGACGCGGACCACGTGAACCTGCTGCCGCAGGGGGCGGACACCCCGGGGGTCGCGCTGCGCCGGCTGTGGGGGGCGGGTCCGGATCCGGCGGGTCCGGACCCGCTGGGCTCGCTCTGGCTGGCCCTGCGGGTCCGCGACCTGCCGGACGGTTCGCCGCTGGCCTGGGTGATGGTGGTGGAGGTGACGCAGGCCCACCGGGGGCGCGGGTACGGCCGGGCGCTGATGCTGCTCGCGGAGCAGGAGTGCCTGGGTGCCGGTGTCCGCGACCTCGGGCTGAACGTCTTCAGCGGGAACGAGGCCGCGATCCGCCTCTACGATTCGCTCGGCTACCGGGTGACCAACCGGGTCTACGGGAAGGCGCTCATCTGA
- a CDS encoding aminotransferase class IV produces MQHPTTSWVNGSLVDSADPALSVLDHGLTTGDGVFETLKAVDGRAFAVTRHLDRLTLSARGLGLPDPDHDRVREACAQVLAANPMPLGRLRVTYTGGAAPLGSERGDDAPTLVVSLGAAARRPDATAVAVVPWRRNEHSAVAGLKTTSYAENVVALAAAHRAGASEALLANTAGRLCEGTGSNVFVVLDGTLLTPQLSSGCLAGITRRLVIDWCGAEEADLPLDALQRAEEVFLTSTLRDVQAVTRVDGRELSGPGPVTAKAMAVFTERSGDDLDP; encoded by the coding sequence ATGCAGCACCCCACCACCAGCTGGGTCAACGGGTCCCTCGTCGACTCCGCCGACCCCGCCCTGTCCGTCCTCGACCACGGGCTCACCACCGGGGACGGGGTCTTCGAGACCCTGAAGGCCGTCGACGGGCGGGCCTTCGCCGTCACCCGCCACCTCGACCGGCTCACCCTCTCGGCCCGCGGTCTCGGCCTGCCCGACCCCGACCACGACCGGGTCCGCGAGGCCTGCGCGCAGGTGCTCGCCGCCAACCCGATGCCCCTCGGCCGGCTGCGGGTCACCTACACCGGCGGCGCCGCCCCGCTCGGCTCCGAGCGCGGCGACGACGCCCCCACCCTGGTCGTCTCCCTCGGCGCCGCCGCCCGCCGGCCCGACGCCACGGCCGTCGCCGTCGTCCCCTGGCGCCGCAACGAGCACAGCGCCGTGGCGGGCCTGAAGACCACCTCCTACGCGGAGAACGTCGTCGCCCTGGCCGCCGCCCACCGCGCCGGCGCCTCGGAGGCGCTCCTCGCCAACACCGCCGGGCGGCTCTGCGAGGGGACGGGCTCCAACGTCTTCGTCGTCCTCGACGGCACCCTGCTCACCCCGCAACTGTCCTCGGGCTGTCTGGCCGGCATCACCCGCCGACTCGTCATCGACTGGTGCGGCGCCGAGGAGGCCGACCTGCCCCTCGACGCCCTCCAGCGGGCCGAGGAGGTCTTCCTGACCTCCACCCTGCGCGACGTCCAGGCCGTCACCCGCGTCGACGGCCGCGAACTGTCCGGCCCGGGTCCGGTGACCGCCAAGGCGATGGCCGTCTTCACCGAGCGCAGCGGCGACGACCTGGACCCCTGA